The following are encoded together in the Acyrthosiphon pisum isolate AL4f unplaced genomic scaffold, pea_aphid_22Mar2018_4r6ur Scaffold_21714;HRSCAF=24676, whole genome shotgun sequence genome:
- the LOC100159850 gene encoding cathepsin B produces the protein MANILFLTSIMLLRFYLTEQTKFSLENMIVKPDILFKQSSRHGAPFLWETEQIMRLAKRRVETTTKSKELNKTLDSGVVKDNRIHKEFDARKRWPQCKTIGEFRNEGNFALSWAYAAAGVLADRMCIATNGSYNQLISTEELISCSGVSGGYHGIVSEREVWEYLKSHGLVSGGKYNTSDGCQPSKIPPIEEYMEYSEIKNYTCNDHCYGNKTINYNDDHVKVSNYYQVQYEDIQEEVQNYGPVSVEFYIRDDIFTPFLSINPRFQRRKYKGYVKLIGWGVENGEDYWLLVDSWGYERGQNGVFKVERFKTVKADSITQAYAGVPEIK, from the exons atggctaatattctttttttgacTTCCATAATGCTTCTAAGATTTTACTTAACGGAACAAACAAAATTCTCACTCGAAAACATGATTGTCAAGCCAGACATATTATTTAAGCAAAgt agCAGACATGGTGCTCCCTTTTTATGGGAAACAGAACAAATTATGAGGTTGGCAAAAAGGAGAGTTGAAACCACTACTAAATCAAAAGAGCTGAACAAAACCCTCGATTCCGGGGTCGTAAAAGACAACCGGATTCACAAGGAATTTGACGCAAGAAAACGCTGGCCCCAATGCAAAACAATCGGTGAATTCCGCAATGAAGGAAACTTCGCTTTGTCTTGG GCTTATGCCGCCGCCGGGGTATTGGCAGACAGAATGTGCATAGCGACTAATGGAAGTTACAATCAACTCATATCCACCGAAGAGCTAATTTCATGCAGTGGTGTAAGTGGTGGTTACCACGGTATTGTTTCAGAACGCGAAGTTTGGGAATATTTGAAAAGTCACGGCTTGGTCTCCGGTGGAAAATACAACACTAGCGAT GGATGTCAACCTTCCAAAATTCCACCAATTGAAGAATATATGGAATATTCAGAAATCAAAAACTATACATGCAACGACCACTGTTACGGTAATAAAACGATCAATTACAACGATGATCACGTGAAAG TTAGCAACTACTATCAAGTACAATATGAAGATATTCAAGAGGAAGTGCAAAATTACGGTCCAGTCTCAGTAGAGTTCTACATTCGCGATGACATTTTTACTCCATTTTTAA GTATTAATCCAAGATTTCAAAGGAGAAAATACAAAGGATATGTGAAGTTAATTGGATGGGGAGTCGAAAATGGTGAAGACTATTGGTTGTTGGTCGACTCTTGGGGGTATGAACGGGGACAGAATGGAGTTTTCAAAGTCGAAAGGTTCAAAACTGTAAAGGCGGATTCCATAACTCAAGCGTATGCAGGTGTACCTGAAATAAAATAG